In a genomic window of Thunnus thynnus chromosome 16, fThuThy2.1, whole genome shotgun sequence:
- the LOC137200312 gene encoding lysophosphatidylserine lipase ABHD12-like: MKRAVSFLITVYVSVPVILYLFPWILGHAIFAHLLRFPLLVDLGRPEDVLNHTCNFYLNTEEGVSVGVWHTLPASQWEASAGRSPEWYQETLGDGRPVIIYLHGNLGTRAINHRVELVKILSAAGYHVLSLDYRGFGDSTGEPSETGLTTDALYLYNWVKKQSSGSLVCLWGHSLGTGVATNTAVKMQEQGSAVDALILEAPYTRIGEVVAIHPIAKMYMFLPGFESLVWNILEMNNIVFANDKNLKTLTSPVLILHAEDDNIVPYHMGLKLHQISLEAQKEHKKDVKVEMISYGAHLGFSHNDIYLDPNLPVAVGRFLQTQKQ, encoded by the exons ATGAAGAGAGCTGTGTCATTCCTGATCACTGTGTATGTCTCAGTGCCTGTCATTTTATACCTGTTCCCGTGGATACTAGGCCATGCCATATTTGCTCACTTGT TGAGGTTTCCATTGTTGGTGGATCTTGGCAGACCTGAAGACGTACTGAACCACACGTGCAACTTCTACCTCAACACTGAGGAGGGCGTCTCAGTGGGTGTGTG GCATACGCTCCCTGCCAGCCAATGGGAGGCGTCCGCAGGGAGAAGCCCTGAGTGGTACCAAGAGACTCTGGGAGACGGCCGTCCTGTTATTATATATCTCCATGGCAACTTAGGGACCAG GGCCATAAATCACAGAGTAGAACTTGTGAAG ATTTTAAGTGCTGCAGGGTATCACGTCTTGTCTTTAGACTACAGAG GTTTTGGAGACTCCACTGGGGAGCCGAGTGAAACCGGCCTGACCACTGACGCCCTCTATCTGTACAACTGGGTAAAGAAGCAAAGCAGTGGGAGTCTCGTCTGTCTGTGGGGACACTCGCTTGGCACCGG agtGGCAACCAATACTGCAGTGAAAATGCAAGAGCAAG GGTCTGCTGTTGATGCTTTAATCCTTGAGGCTCCATACACAAGAATTGGAGAAGTTGTAGCCATCCATCCGATTGCTAAG ATGTACATGTTCCTTCCGGGATTTGAGAGCTTGGTTTggaacattttggaaatgaacAACATAGTATTTGCTAACGATAAAAA TTTAAAGACCTTGACCAGTCCAGTTCTTATACTGCATGCAGAGGATGACAATATTGTTCCTTATCACATGGGTCTGAAG ctGCACCAGATATCACTTGAGGCTCAGAAGGAACATAAGAAAGATGTTAAAGTCGAAATGATCTCCTACGGTGCACATCTTGGATTCTCCCACAACGACATCTACTTAGATCCCAATCTGCCAGTTGCGGTTGG GAGATTTCTGCAAACCCAGAAACAGTAG